A single genomic interval of Trichosurus vulpecula isolate mTriVul1 chromosome 6, mTriVul1.pri, whole genome shotgun sequence harbors:
- the LOC118852611 gene encoding olfactory receptor 10Q1-like: protein MSSPRTFYFNQSHPTEFVFRVFTTSPKIQALLFCFFLLLYIMIICGNTAIIWAVYTHTSLRTPMYFFLSNLSFLEICYTTTVVPLMLSNISGAQRPIPLAGCAAQMFLFCTLGGTDCFLLAVMAYDRYVAICHPLHYTLTMTQKRCIQLVLASLGLAFYLDLQLTALIFTLPFCGHRLEINHFLCDAPPVLRLACGDTRMHQAVLFVVGILVLTLPFVLISISYIFIANTILRIRSAEGRRRAFSTCSSHLSVVLLQYGCCTLVYMRPRSSTSEDEDRQLALVYTFVTPLLNPLIYTLRNKDIKDALKKSMSCKAASETP, encoded by the coding sequence ATGTCTTCTCCCAGAACTTTCTATTTTAACCAGTCTCACCCCACTGAGTTTGTGTTCCGGGTGTTCACCACTTCCCCCAAGATCCAGGCCCttctcttctgcttcttcctcctcctttataTAATGATCATCTGTGGTAACACTGCCATCATTTGGGCTGTGTACACCCACACCTCCCTACGTACACCTATGTACTTCTTCCTATCTAACCTATCCTTCCTAGAGATCTGTTACACCACAACTGTGGTGCCCCTGATGCTCTCCAACATCTCTGGGGCTCAAAGGCCCATCCCATTGGCTGGTTGTGCAGCTCAGATGTTCCTGTTTTGCACCCTTGGTGGTACTGACTGTTTCTTATTGGCAGTCATGGCATATGATCGCTATGTGGCCATCTGCCATCCCCTGCACTACACACTCACCATGACCCAGAAGCGATGTATCCAGCTCGTGCTTGCTTCCCTGGGCCTGGCTTTTTACCTTGATCTGCAACTCACAGCACTGATCTTCACCCTCCCCTTCTGTGGGCACCGCCTGGAGATCAACCACTTCTTGTGTGATGCCCCACCTGTCTTACGCCTGGCCTGTGGGGACACACGCATGCATCAAGCTGTCCTTTTTGTTGTAGGTATCCTTGTGCTAACCCTCCCCTTTGTGCTTATCTCCATTTCCTATATCTTTATTGCCAATACCATTCTACGCATCCGCTCTGCAGAGGGGCGCCGACGTGCCTTCTCCACCTGCTCCTCCCATCTCTCTGTGGTCCTACTGCAATATGGCTGTTGCACCCTGGTCTATATGCGTCCTAGGTCCAGCACCTCAGAGGATGAGGACCGGCAGCTTGCCTTGGTTTATACATTTGTCACACCTCtgctcaaccccctcatttacacCCTAAGGAATAAGGATATCAAAGATGCA